The Azospirillum sp. TSH100 genome includes a region encoding these proteins:
- a CDS encoding tetratricopeptide repeat protein — MNIQQAFATALGFQQSGKAGEAARLYGEIIAADPQFAPAANNLGLLRADAGHDAEAVALFRRALSLSPDSLNGWNNMGALLTRLGRMEEAVRAYRASVRLKPDQPAALNEMGIQLERLKRPEEACDAFARAAALAPGDAEIANNHGAMLRMAHRLDEAAVRFRRAIALNPHYAGAYSNLGSTVKDKGAFWEALLAFRRATRLDPDFAGAHWNESLVRLLLGDFVRGWRGYEWRWKHGRLPSPQRSFVQPRWDGSPLNGRRLLVYWEQGFGDVLQFVRYLPLLAQATGGQPVYLECQTALLPVLRRLPGTIAVETGGPLPDFDVQIPVLSLPALFGTRLETVPSRVPYLSAEPDLAARWGERLAGLARDGGGLKVGLKVGIVWAGSPTHGNDRNRSIGLAPFARLAAIPGVSLVSIQKGPTEEQAANPPGGFPLLNLSPDIRDFADTAAIMAGLDLVVCVDTSVAHLAGALGVPVWVLVPFAPDWRWMLDRDDSPWYPTMRLFRQDRPGSWDNAMDRLERALRERASG, encoded by the coding sequence ATGAACATCCAGCAAGCCTTCGCCACGGCTCTCGGGTTCCAGCAGAGCGGCAAGGCCGGGGAGGCCGCCCGGCTGTATGGCGAGATCATCGCCGCCGATCCACAGTTCGCCCCCGCCGCCAACAATCTGGGTCTGCTGCGCGCCGATGCCGGCCACGACGCGGAAGCGGTGGCGCTGTTCCGCCGTGCCCTGAGCCTGTCGCCGGACTCGCTGAATGGCTGGAACAACATGGGTGCGCTGCTGACCCGGCTTGGCCGGATGGAGGAGGCGGTGCGGGCCTACCGCGCTTCGGTCCGGCTGAAGCCCGACCAGCCTGCCGCCCTCAATGAGATGGGGATCCAGCTGGAACGGCTGAAACGGCCCGAGGAGGCGTGCGACGCCTTCGCCCGCGCGGCGGCCCTGGCGCCCGGCGATGCCGAGATCGCCAACAACCACGGCGCCATGCTGCGCATGGCCCACCGGCTGGACGAGGCGGCGGTGCGCTTCCGCCGCGCCATCGCGCTGAACCCTCACTATGCCGGGGCCTACAGCAACCTGGGCTCCACGGTGAAGGACAAGGGCGCCTTCTGGGAGGCGCTGCTGGCCTTCCGGCGGGCCACCCGGCTGGACCCGGACTTCGCCGGCGCCCATTGGAACGAAAGCCTGGTCAGGCTGCTGCTGGGCGATTTCGTCCGGGGCTGGCGCGGCTATGAATGGCGCTGGAAGCACGGCCGCCTGCCCTCGCCACAGCGCAGCTTCGTCCAGCCGCGCTGGGACGGGTCGCCGCTGAACGGCCGTCGGCTGCTGGTCTATTGGGAGCAGGGCTTCGGCGACGTGCTGCAATTCGTGCGCTACCTGCCGCTGCTCGCCCAGGCAACCGGCGGACAGCCGGTCTATCTGGAATGCCAGACGGCATTGCTGCCGGTGCTGCGCCGCCTGCCCGGCACCATCGCGGTGGAAACCGGCGGGCCGCTGCCCGACTTCGACGTGCAGATCCCGGTGCTGAGCCTGCCGGCCCTGTTCGGCACCCGGCTGGAAACCGTACCGTCCCGCGTTCCCTACCTGTCGGCGGAACCCGATCTGGCGGCGCGCTGGGGCGAGCGGCTGGCGGGGCTGGCAAGGGATGGGGGCGGCCTGAAGGTCGGCCTGAAGGTCGGTATCGTCTGGGCCGGGTCGCCGACCCACGGCAACGACAGGAACCGCTCCATCGGCCTTGCCCCCTTCGCCCGGCTGGCCGCCATCCCCGGCGTCAGCCTCGTCTCCATCCAGAAGGGACCGACCGAGGAACAGGCGGCAAACCCGCCCGGCGGCTTCCCCCTGCTGAACCTGTCGCCCGACATCAGGGACTTCGCCGACACCGCCGCCATCATGGCCGGCCTCGACCTCGTCGTCTGCGTCGACACCTCCGTCGCCCATCTCGCAGGCGCGCTGGGCGTCCCCGTCTGGGTGCTGGTCCCCTTCGCACCGGACTGGCGCTGGATGCTCGACCGCGACGACAGCCCCTGGTATCCGACAATGCGCCTGTTCCGACAGGACCGGCCAGGATCCTGGGACAATGCCATGGACCGGCTGGAGCGCGCCCTGCGCGAGCGCGCATCCGGATAA
- a CDS encoding ParA family protein has protein sequence MARIISFASTKGGVGKTSLVMALTSELRRREASVLLLDCDPNRHLAEWARRRNDAGVRVLDEITESNVRQTVQENAPSFDYTLIDLAGFGNLTMLYAFSVSDGVLIPTQQSFMDVKETVRTFKVVADSVGVLKHTPASSVVIVRTQAAIESRVDRHARGLLDEHGVPAFRTELIERSLLKEMTYTGHGPGEVNPDSNADLNVRALTDEFVAFLESSPANPLIPRG, from the coding sequence ATGGCTCGGATCATCAGTTTCGCCTCCACCAAGGGCGGCGTCGGCAAGACCAGTCTGGTCATGGCGCTCACCTCCGAACTGCGCCGGCGCGAGGCGAGCGTGCTTCTGCTCGACTGCGATCCCAACCGGCATCTGGCCGAGTGGGCGCGGCGGCGCAACGATGCCGGCGTGCGGGTGCTGGACGAGATCACGGAATCGAACGTCCGCCAGACGGTTCAGGAGAATGCGCCGAGCTTCGACTACACGCTGATCGACCTTGCCGGCTTCGGCAATTTGACCATGCTCTACGCCTTCTCGGTCAGCGACGGGGTGCTGATCCCGACCCAGCAGTCCTTCATGGACGTGAAGGAGACGGTGCGCACCTTCAAGGTGGTGGCGGATTCCGTCGGCGTGCTGAAGCACACCCCGGCCTCCAGCGTGGTGATCGTCCGCACCCAGGCCGCCATCGAATCCCGCGTGGACCGCCATGCCCGCGGCCTGCTGGACGAACATGGCGTCCCGGCCTTCCGCACCGAACTGATCGAGCGATCCCTGCTGAAGGAGATGACCTACACCGGCCACGGCCCGGGCGAGGTCAATCCCGACAGCAACGCCGACCTGAACGTCCGCGCCCTGACCGACGAGTTCGTCGCCTTTCTGGAAAGCTCCCCGGCCAACCCGCTGATCCCGCGGGGATGA
- a CDS encoding glycosyltransferase family 4 protein produces the protein MARLLLINYEFPPLGGGAANATDNTARELAALGEDVLVLTSAFGDLPRSERRADGVEIRRIPTLRRRRDRSSVAEMLAFLASSLVMAPWIAARWRPDATIAYFGLPCGPAAWMVKALSGVPYAVSLRGGDVPGFQYDGISLYHRLAGPVIGWLWRRSSAVVANSEGLADLARRFAPDQAIAIIPNGVDAARFSPADTRNDGDRLSLLFVGRVVRQKGLDVLFEALASLPSATRDRISLTIVGDGPARPELEAQAVRLGLSRQVMFRGWLGRDELPAAYRAADAFVFPSRDEGMPNVVLEAMAAGLPVVATRIAGNRDLVVEEETGLMLDADDTPALAAALARLAEDAPLRRRLGEGGRRRVVEHFSWRAVAAAYRDLTLAGRASAGRVPSAQAD, from the coding sequence ATGGCACGGCTTCTGCTGATCAATTACGAATTTCCGCCGTTGGGCGGCGGGGCGGCCAACGCCACCGACAACACCGCCCGCGAACTGGCGGCATTGGGCGAGGACGTGCTGGTGCTGACCTCCGCCTTCGGCGATCTGCCGCGATCGGAGCGCCGGGCCGACGGGGTTGAGATCCGCCGCATCCCGACCCTGCGCCGTCGCCGCGACCGCAGTTCCGTGGCGGAGATGCTGGCCTTCCTCGCCAGTTCGCTGGTGATGGCACCCTGGATTGCCGCCCGCTGGCGTCCGGATGCCACCATCGCCTATTTCGGCCTGCCCTGCGGCCCTGCGGCCTGGATGGTGAAGGCGCTGTCCGGCGTACCCTATGCGGTCAGCCTGCGCGGCGGCGACGTGCCGGGTTTCCAGTATGACGGCATCTCGCTCTACCACCGGCTGGCCGGGCCGGTGATCGGCTGGCTGTGGCGCCGGTCCTCGGCCGTCGTCGCCAACAGTGAAGGGTTGGCCGACCTCGCCCGCCGCTTCGCCCCGGACCAGGCGATCGCCATCATCCCCAACGGCGTCGATGCCGCCCGCTTCTCGCCCGCCGACACCAGGAATGACGGCGACCGCCTGTCGCTTCTGTTCGTCGGCCGGGTGGTGCGGCAGAAGGGGCTGGACGTGCTGTTCGAGGCGCTCGCCTCCCTGCCCTCCGCGACGCGCGACCGCATCAGCCTGACCATCGTCGGCGACGGCCCCGCCCGGCCGGAGCTGGAGGCGCAGGCCGTCCGGCTCGGGCTGTCAAGGCAGGTGATGTTCCGCGGCTGGCTCGGTCGGGATGAACTCCCGGCCGCCTACCGCGCTGCCGACGCTTTCGTCTTCCCCTCGCGCGACGAGGGCATGCCCAACGTGGTGCTGGAGGCTATGGCAGCCGGCCTGCCCGTGGTGGCGACGCGCATCGCCGGCAACCGCGATCTGGTGGTGGAGGAGGAGACCGGCTTGATGCTGGATGCCGACGACACTCCGGCGCTTGCCGCCGCACTCGCCCGTCTGGCCGAAGATGCGCCCCTGCGCCGCCGTTTGGGCGAGGGCGGTCGCCGGCGGGTGGTCGAGCATTTCTCCTGGCGTGCCGTCGCAGCCGCCTATCGCGACCTGACGCTTGCCGGCCGCGCCTCGGCAGGGCGGGTCCCGTCGGCGCAGGCGGACTGA
- a CDS encoding lipopolysaccharide assembly protein LapB: MPRPTPDATLQAALDAERAGNRETTRTLCLQLLELAPTGRQAPAAHDALARIMVGQDMAKAADHALAAWRLTPSDPTRRSNLWQLLTHLGEAGDVARFKGREDCVGLVALGNALRRDGQALRAERAYRRALDLYPEVSFTLSRLACLCAEQHRLEEADALFAQAAERHGGRDAVTRTDPAFLQSLREAQHPAGIRATIQEGAGAAARPLVVYACCDAVYARKFLPTMVRSIAEDSGLDCAIALHLVNPDAEAEAMVAALAAAHGADRFIILRETIDLSPLGDNAKTYYACSRFLVLPDLLIRWQRPVLMLDVDLLAIRDLNPLLATSARSDLGMMSHALKRLDIWSLLYADVLHIRPTTGALRFLDLTRRYIRHFLDRGLPVWFLDQAALAAVHLAGFTAETAPRLTIYPADIHSSTVMVDAEGRYWTDESAYFYSVRATGGGQHAVHRLKRRAGTTADVKQG, translated from the coding sequence ATGCCACGCCCCACACCCGACGCCACCCTTCAGGCCGCACTCGACGCCGAACGGGCGGGGAATCGCGAGACCACCAGGACACTCTGCCTCCAGTTGCTGGAGCTGGCCCCCACCGGCCGGCAGGCGCCGGCAGCGCATGACGCGCTCGCCAGGATCATGGTCGGTCAGGACATGGCGAAGGCGGCCGACCATGCGCTCGCCGCCTGGAGACTGACGCCCTCTGATCCGACCCGCCGGTCCAACCTGTGGCAGTTGCTGACCCATCTGGGCGAGGCCGGCGACGTCGCCCGTTTCAAGGGGCGCGAGGACTGCGTCGGGCTGGTGGCGCTGGGCAACGCGCTACGCCGCGACGGGCAGGCGTTGCGGGCGGAGCGGGCCTATCGCAGGGCGCTGGATCTCTATCCGGAGGTGTCCTTCACGCTGAGCCGGCTGGCCTGCCTGTGCGCCGAGCAACACCGGTTGGAGGAGGCCGACGCCCTGTTCGCCCAAGCGGCGGAACGCCATGGCGGACGCGACGCCGTCACCCGCACCGACCCTGCCTTTTTGCAGTCCCTGCGCGAAGCGCAGCATCCTGCCGGCATCCGCGCCACCATCCAGGAGGGCGCCGGAGCCGCCGCACGGCCGCTGGTGGTCTATGCCTGCTGCGACGCGGTCTATGCGCGGAAGTTCCTGCCGACCATGGTGCGCTCCATCGCCGAGGACAGCGGGCTGGACTGCGCCATCGCCCTGCATCTGGTCAATCCCGACGCGGAGGCGGAAGCGATGGTGGCGGCCCTGGCCGCAGCCCATGGCGCCGACCGCTTCATCATCCTGCGCGAGACCATCGACCTGTCGCCGCTGGGCGACAATGCCAAGACCTATTATGCGTGCAGCCGCTTCCTGGTGCTGCCCGACCTGCTGATCCGCTGGCAGCGGCCGGTGCTGATGCTGGACGTCGACTTGCTGGCGATCCGCGACCTGAACCCGCTGCTGGCGACCTCCGCCCGGTCCGACCTCGGCATGATGAGCCATGCTCTGAAGCGCCTGGACATCTGGAGCCTGCTCTACGCCGACGTGCTGCACATCCGGCCGACCACGGGGGCGCTGCGCTTCCTCGACCTGACCCGGCGCTATATCCGTCATTTCCTGGACCGCGGCCTGCCCGTCTGGTTCCTCGACCAGGCGGCGCTTGCCGCCGTGCATCTGGCCGGCTTCACGGCGGAGACGGCACCACGCCTGACGATCTATCCGGCGGACATCCACAGCAGCACGGTGATGGTCGACGCCGAGGGCCGTTACTGGACCGACGAGAGCGCCTATTTCTATTCGGTCCGCGCCACCGGCGGCGGCCAGCACGCGGTGCACCGGCTGAAGCGCCGGGCCGGGACCACGGCGGACGTGAAGCAGGGGTGA
- a CDS encoding tetratricopeptide repeat protein — protein sequence MPALPDSSATDPLHSPEFQAGLLALQQNDREAAIAAFTWAAGRFPMYGPVHANIGTLAGQLGHSALAMRCFQRAIAVDPGHAEVWSNFSSQLRRTDREDAAVMALKRALSLEPKHANALCNLGAILFDAGQTARAEACFRQALALAPNHHEAAKNLGFALLRRGDLRIGFSWYEHRYAAAPLPAPVFDPPVPRWRGGTLKGLSLLAVAEQGEGDTIQFVRYAKLVERGGGTLTITCSHALKRLMARADGVRHMVATGDPMPRVDAWAPLLSLPHLLGTDHGSIPGGVPYLHPAPEDAAAWRTQLSGVAGLKVGLVWAGNPAFGGDRHRSPRFAAVAPLLALPGLHMVLLQVGDGRRDLAGHALPRPSPIWAAGSATSRTRRRSWPDSTSSSPPARRRRILQAPWAGRSGSCCHSPPTGAGWRGGPTAPGIRPQGCSASRRPGTGPASSRRSPPNCRRWSPVAASWRDWHDRNSRRS from the coding sequence ATGCCCGCCCTCCCCGACAGCTCCGCGACCGATCCCCTGCACAGCCCGGAGTTCCAGGCCGGTTTGCTCGCATTGCAGCAGAACGACCGGGAAGCGGCGATCGCAGCCTTCACCTGGGCGGCCGGCAGGTTCCCGATGTACGGCCCCGTTCATGCCAACATCGGCACCCTGGCCGGCCAGCTCGGCCACAGCGCCCTGGCCATGCGCTGCTTCCAACGGGCGATCGCGGTCGACCCCGGCCATGCGGAGGTCTGGTCCAACTTCTCCAGCCAGCTGCGCCGAACCGATCGCGAAGACGCCGCCGTCATGGCCCTCAAGCGCGCGTTGAGCCTGGAGCCCAAGCATGCGAACGCCCTGTGCAACCTCGGTGCGATCCTGTTCGATGCCGGCCAGACCGCCAGGGCGGAAGCCTGTTTCCGACAGGCGCTTGCACTGGCCCCCAACCATCATGAGGCGGCGAAGAATCTGGGCTTCGCATTGTTGCGCCGCGGCGACCTGCGGATCGGCTTCAGTTGGTACGAGCATCGCTACGCCGCGGCACCACTGCCTGCGCCCGTGTTCGACCCGCCGGTTCCCCGCTGGCGCGGCGGGACGCTGAAGGGGCTCTCCCTGCTGGCGGTGGCGGAGCAGGGCGAAGGCGACACCATCCAGTTCGTGCGCTACGCCAAGCTGGTGGAGCGCGGCGGCGGGACGCTGACCATCACCTGCTCGCATGCGCTGAAGCGCCTGATGGCACGCGCCGACGGGGTGCGCCACATGGTGGCGACCGGAGATCCGATGCCGCGGGTCGACGCATGGGCTCCCCTGCTGAGCCTGCCGCACCTGCTGGGCACCGACCACGGCAGCATTCCCGGTGGGGTGCCCTATCTGCATCCGGCGCCGGAGGATGCGGCGGCGTGGCGCACGCAGCTGTCGGGCGTCGCCGGGCTGAAGGTCGGGCTGGTGTGGGCGGGAAACCCGGCGTTCGGCGGCGATCGCCACCGCTCTCCGCGCTTCGCGGCCGTTGCCCCCCTGCTGGCGCTGCCCGGCCTGCACATGGTCCTGCTGCAGGTGGGGGATGGACGGCGCGACCTGGCCGGACATGCCCTGCCCCGACCGTCACCGATCTGGGCGGCAGGATCCGCGACTTCGCGGACACGGCGGCGATCATGGCCGGACTCGACCTCGTCATCACCTCCTGCACGGCGCCGGCGCATCTTGCAGGCGCCCTGGGCCGGCCGGTCTGGATCATGCTGCCATTCGCCCCCGACTGGCGCTGGATGGAGGGGAGGGCCGACAGCCCCTGGTATCCGACCGCAAGGCTGTTCCGCCAGCCGACGCCCGGGGACTGGACCAGCGTCGTCGCGGCGATCTCCGCCGAACTGCAGGCGGTGGTCGCCGGTCGCCGCCTCCTGGAGGGACTGGCATGATCGGAACAGCCGCCGGTCTTGA
- a CDS encoding FkbM family methyltransferase, which yields MSIVDGLKIAFDVHLSGDLERAEEFYRAILRVSPTDPMAVTLLALIRSQRTAIRQSKHKTLLLLRGRGFRPATVIDVGAQTGTPPLYEAFPEAHHVLIEPVAENEPALQALCGQLRSAEYRIAAVARRDGTVPLAVSEDRLYSSVILEGAEPDSTLPALRTVPAISLDGLCAERGYARPMLVKIDVDGLELEVLAGATTLMQPDAVFVIEATVAGADARLPRIIAAMAPYGFQVWDIVDPLYRPDDERMWQVDLVMVHRDGPYAAL from the coding sequence GTGAGCATCGTCGACGGCCTCAAGATCGCGTTCGATGTCCATCTCTCCGGCGACCTGGAACGGGCGGAGGAGTTCTACCGCGCCATCCTGCGCGTCAGTCCTACGGATCCGATGGCAGTGACCCTGCTGGCGCTGATCCGGTCGCAACGGACGGCGATCCGCCAGAGCAAGCACAAGACGCTGTTGCTGTTGCGCGGTCGGGGCTTTCGGCCCGCCACGGTGATCGATGTCGGCGCCCAGACCGGCACCCCGCCGCTTTACGAGGCTTTTCCTGAAGCCCACCATGTGCTGATCGAGCCGGTGGCCGAGAATGAACCGGCCTTGCAGGCCCTGTGCGGGCAACTGCGCAGTGCCGAATACCGCATCGCCGCCGTCGCCCGCCGGGATGGCACGGTTCCGCTGGCGGTGTCCGAGGACCGGCTCTATTCCTCCGTCATTCTGGAGGGGGCGGAGCCGGACAGCACCCTGCCCGCCCTGCGCACGGTCCCCGCCATCTCGCTGGACGGCCTGTGTGCCGAGCGCGGCTACGCCCGGCCGATGCTGGTGAAGATCGACGTCGACGGTCTGGAACTGGAGGTTCTGGCTGGGGCCACCACCCTGATGCAGCCGGACGCCGTCTTCGTGATCGAGGCGACCGTCGCCGGCGCGGATGCCCGCCTGCCCCGCATCATCGCCGCCATGGCACCCTACGGCTTCCAGGTCTGGGACATCGTCGATCCGCTTTACCGTCCCGATGACGAGCGGATGTGGCAGGTCGATCTGGTGATGGTCCACCGTGACGGCCCCTACGCGGCTCTTTGA
- a CDS encoding glycosyltransferase family 2 protein, with the protein MAPADSGLVLLMALVEVKEGGAAGWLSRVASLSASDPAFERLREVMLSITAHRLSVQLEEGAVDRAGVALVRLVEALPPHRALLRLLSMVRFIQGAAGEAGGLLARVSRLAADEASGRGAAAMPVTVPEAGLERALHALERRRRDHQAVGSVVIPAHRVEGCIGRALDSVDRAVRYYRQAAGDPDARVHICVVDDASPDGTVEAVRGWSRAHPEHSLSLIANSRNGGAGRSRNLGAAMAMGPYLWFLDADDWFLDRHLWVTATALDRHPEIGFVRTGIRFDRIDRDITPVWRSASEATYPCNLAVRRVCHDLVGGFPDEEPFNPAGPEDVCYSRSLRSLFAGAKTAEPTVCYTLSDGNVFDRLRADMLSGRPPGQGAPPEPVHLAAELLIRRRLYALEAKRGMDWDGPPILPDGSGRMIVL; encoded by the coding sequence ATGGCCCCAGCCGATTCCGGACTGGTCCTGCTGATGGCGCTGGTCGAGGTGAAGGAGGGGGGAGCCGCTGGCTGGCTGTCCAGGGTTGCGTCGCTGTCCGCCAGCGATCCCGCCTTCGAACGGCTGCGCGAGGTCATGCTTTCGATCACCGCGCATCGCCTGTCCGTCCAGCTTGAGGAGGGGGCGGTCGATCGGGCCGGCGTCGCACTGGTGCGGCTGGTGGAGGCGCTGCCGCCGCATCGTGCCCTGCTGCGCCTCCTGTCTATGGTCCGTTTCATCCAGGGGGCCGCCGGCGAGGCCGGCGGGCTGCTCGCCCGGGTGTCGCGCCTTGCCGCCGATGAAGCCTCCGGGCGGGGTGCCGCCGCCATGCCGGTGACGGTGCCCGAGGCCGGGCTGGAACGGGCGCTGCACGCGCTTGAACGGCGGCGCAGGGACCATCAAGCGGTGGGCAGCGTGGTGATTCCGGCTCACCGGGTGGAGGGGTGCATCGGGCGTGCCCTGGACAGCGTGGACCGGGCCGTTCGCTATTACCGGCAGGCGGCCGGCGATCCGGACGCGCGCGTCCATATCTGCGTGGTGGACGATGCGTCGCCCGACGGCACCGTGGAGGCGGTCCGTGGGTGGTCACGGGCGCATCCCGAACACAGCCTGTCGCTGATCGCCAACAGCCGCAACGGTGGGGCGGGGCGTTCGCGCAACCTTGGGGCGGCCATGGCGATGGGGCCTTACCTGTGGTTTCTCGATGCCGACGATTGGTTTCTCGACCGCCATCTCTGGGTGACGGCCACGGCGCTCGACCGCCATCCGGAGATCGGCTTCGTGCGCACCGGCATCCGGTTCGACAGGATCGACCGTGACATCACCCCGGTCTGGCGCTCGGCTTCCGAAGCGACCTATCCCTGCAATCTGGCTGTGCGTCGCGTCTGCCACGACCTGGTCGGTGGCTTTCCCGACGAGGAGCCGTTCAATCCGGCCGGTCCTGAGGATGTCTGCTACAGCAGATCGTTGCGGTCGCTGTTCGCCGGTGCGAAGACCGCGGAACCGACGGTCTGCTATACGCTCAGCGATGGGAATGTGTTCGACAGGTTGAGGGCGGACATGCTGAGCGGCAGGCCGCCGGGGCAGGGGGCGCCGCCGGAACCGGTCCATCTGGCGGCGGAGCTTCTGATCCGCCGCCGGCTCTACGCCTTGGAGGCCAAGCGTGGAATGGACTGGGACGGGCCACCCATTCTTCCCGACGGGAGCGGGCGGATGATCGTCCTGTGA
- a CDS encoding tetratricopeptide repeat protein yields the protein MDASSEIRGTGHTRREPAGILLNRAIAAHRAGRLSEAAGIYHALLALEPAHGDAWHLLGLTELQSRREAGALTLFDRALLITRDRAEYHNSVGEGLRTQGGMAAAAAAYRRAVALRPDYAEPVINLTRALQLLGRPDRARASGRRAISLAPERTEGAINLAHALLDLGRFSEAQAFYHRVLSLQPDHAEAIGHLSRVARGSGDPCRMETALRRAMRVEPLAIDHPQALGDLFIQRQELGAAEHAYRRVIALKPDHPEALNGLGSACLMQKRYAAAKPHYRRAMLLRPDYPSPHNNMANALWELGEAGAARTRYRQAIALKPDHPDAYANLGHALRTRAKRFADYHEAEKECRRALRLDPGNLAAGNNLGIVHLSLNELKAAEQCFRQVLARSAENADAHFNLSLTLLKAGALEEGWRHYEWRWRTGQLPLPKLSQPRWQGEPLDGRNILVYAEQGHGDTLHFARYVPLLAERTGAERAGRVMLVAQPGLVRLLKGMPGIASVHAVNDPVPEFDVHTPLLSLPGFFGTTLDSIPARIPYLSPDPADVETWRRRIPVHGGVRIGLVWAGDPRPHMLHANATDQRRSMPLSQLAPLATVPGAVFFSLQKGAAGTQSRTPPRGMAMVDLMDEVTDFADTAALISTLDLVICVDTSVAHLAGALGKPVWVLSRFDGCWRWLTGRQTTPWYPTMRLFHQTTPGDWAPVVEAVAGALRGFVDERLGASTR from the coding sequence TTGGACGCGAGCAGCGAGATCAGAGGAACCGGCCACACTCGGAGGGAGCCGGCCGGCATCCTTCTGAACAGAGCGATCGCCGCCCACCGTGCCGGCCGCCTGAGCGAGGCGGCCGGGATCTATCATGCCCTGCTCGCATTGGAACCGGCCCATGGCGATGCCTGGCACCTGCTGGGGCTGACCGAGCTGCAATCCCGGCGGGAAGCCGGGGCCCTGACGCTGTTCGACCGTGCCTTGCTCATCACCCGCGACCGTGCCGAGTACCACAACAGCGTCGGCGAAGGGCTTCGGACGCAAGGCGGCATGGCCGCCGCCGCCGCCGCGTATCGCAGGGCCGTCGCGCTGCGCCCGGACTACGCCGAACCCGTCATCAACCTCACCCGCGCCCTCCAGCTCCTCGGCCGGCCGGATCGGGCCCGTGCCAGCGGTCGCCGGGCCATTTCCCTGGCACCGGAACGGACCGAAGGCGCGATCAATCTGGCCCATGCCCTGCTCGACCTCGGGCGCTTCAGCGAGGCGCAGGCCTTCTATCATCGGGTGCTGTCGCTTCAGCCCGACCATGCGGAAGCCATCGGTCATCTCAGCCGCGTCGCCCGCGGGTCCGGCGATCCCTGCAGGATGGAAACGGCCCTGCGCCGCGCCATGCGGGTGGAGCCGCTCGCCATCGACCACCCCCAGGCACTGGGCGACCTGTTCATCCAGCGCCAGGAGCTTGGCGCGGCGGAGCATGCCTACCGGCGCGTCATCGCACTCAAGCCCGATCATCCGGAGGCGCTGAACGGGCTGGGCAGCGCCTGCCTGATGCAGAAGCGCTATGCGGCGGCCAAGCCGCATTACCGCCGGGCCATGCTGCTGCGGCCCGATTATCCGAGCCCCCACAACAACATGGCCAATGCGCTGTGGGAACTGGGCGAAGCCGGCGCCGCCCGCACCCGCTATCGTCAGGCCATTGCGCTGAAGCCGGACCACCCCGACGCCTACGCCAATCTCGGCCATGCGCTCCGCACCCGGGCCAAGCGGTTCGCCGACTACCACGAAGCCGAAAAGGAGTGCCGGCGCGCCCTGCGTCTCGATCCGGGCAACCTTGCGGCCGGCAACAATCTCGGCATCGTGCATCTGTCCCTCAACGAGCTGAAGGCGGCGGAGCAGTGCTTCCGTCAGGTTCTGGCCCGCAGCGCGGAGAATGCGGACGCCCATTTCAACCTCTCGCTGACCCTGCTGAAGGCCGGCGCTCTCGAGGAAGGGTGGAGGCATTACGAGTGGCGGTGGCGGACCGGACAGCTTCCGTTGCCGAAGCTGTCCCAGCCACGCTGGCAGGGAGAGCCGTTGGATGGCCGCAACATCCTCGTCTATGCCGAGCAGGGGCATGGCGACACGCTGCATTTCGCACGCTATGTCCCGCTTCTTGCGGAGCGGACAGGGGCGGAGCGCGCCGGGCGGGTGATGCTGGTCGCCCAGCCGGGGCTGGTGCGGCTGCTGAAAGGCATGCCGGGAATCGCTTCGGTGCACGCCGTCAACGACCCGGTTCCGGAGTTCGACGTCCACACTCCGCTGCTGAGCCTGCCCGGTTTCTTCGGCACGACGCTGGACAGCATCCCGGCGCGGATTCCCTATCTTTCTCCCGATCCGGCGGACGTGGAGACGTGGAGACGGCGGATTCCGGTCCATGGCGGGGTGCGGATCGGGCTGGTGTGGGCCGGCGATCCGCGTCCGCATATGCTTCACGCCAATGCGACGGACCAGCGGCGCAGCATGCCCCTGTCCCAGTTGGCTCCTCTGGCCACCGTACCCGGCGCGGTCTTCTTCAGCCTGCAGAAGGGAGCGGCCGGAACGCAGTCGCGCACACCGCCCCGGGGGATGGCGATGGTCGACCTGATGGATGAGGTGACTGATTTCGCCGATACGGCGGCCCTGATCTCCACCCTGGACCTCGTCATCTGCGTCGACACGTCGGTCGCCCATCTGGCGGGAGCGCTGGGCAAACCGGTGTGGGTCCTGTCGCGTTTCGACGGATGCTGGCGCTGGTTGACCGGGCGCCAGACCACCCCCTGGTATCCGACCATGCGCCTGTTCCACCAGACCACACCGGGCGACTGGGCGCCGGTGGTCGAGGCCGTCGCCGGCGCCCTGCGGGGGTTCGTCGACGAACGGCTTGGAGCGAGCACTCGCTGA